The stretch of DNA CACCGCCACCTACCGCCGGGAACTGCTGAACAAGTGGCGCCGCAACGTCTGCTGGACCTCCGGCCATGGCGAGGGCTGGGCGCTGTACGCCGAGAAGCTGATGGCGGAACTGGGCTACCTCACGGATCCGGGTGACCACATGGGCATGCTGGATATGCAGCGGATGCGGGCCGCCCGCGTGGTGTTCGACATCGGTGTGCACCTCGAGCTCGAGGTACCCGAACGATGGGGCTCGGGGACCTGGACCTCGGAGAAGGGCCTCGGGTTCCTCCGTGCCAACCTCCCGGACAGCGAAGGCCAGCTGCAGTTCGAATTCGTCCGCTACCTCGGCTGGCCGGGCCAGGCCCCCTCCTACAAGGTGGGCCAGCGGCTGTGGGAGCAGATCCGCGCCGAGCTGGAAACCCGGCCCGGCTTCGAGCTCAAGGCCTTCCACACCAAGGCCCTGAACATCGGCTCCGTGGGGCTCGACACCCTCAAGCGCGCACTGCTGGGGTAAGGCCTCGACCACCCGCCGTGCCGGAGGTCGGCCCTATCAGCGAGACGCTTGCCACATGCTTGCCGGGAATAACTTCACAAAAGTGCCCAGATCCAGCGATTTTCAGACGATGTGACGATGGCCCGGGAATTTCCTGGCGTAACGTTCCTCAATATCGAGTGGAAGCTGTATCTTACCCGGCCTAGCGTGTTCCGGTGAGCACTCAGACAAGCACCCCCTCCCGCGCAGGAAAGCCCGGTTTCCAGCTGCCCAAATGGGCCGGATCGTTCGGTTTCCAGATCATCGCCGCCCTGGTCGTCGGCCTCGGCCTTGGCCTTCTCGCCAAGTACACCGGCAGCACCAAGGCAAACCCCAACGCCCTCGGCACCACGCTGCAGACCATCGGCTCGAGCTACGTCTCGCTGCTGCAGACTGCCGTCGTCCCCCTCATCTTCACCGCCGTCGTCAGCTCCATCTCCAACCTCCGCGCAGTCTCCAACGCTGCCCGGCTGGCCTGGAACACGCTGCTCTGGTTCGCGATCAGCTCGCTGATCGCCGTACTGATCGGCATCGGCCTGGGCGTGCTGCTGCAGCCCGGCGCCAACACCGGCATTTCCCAGCAGGCCAAGTACACCGGCAAGTCCGGTGACTGGTGGGCCTTCCTGACCGGCCTGTTCCCCAAGAACTTCCTCGGCCTCGGCGCAAGCACCACCGTCACCGACGGCGTCGCCACCACCGCTGTGAGCTTCAACGTGCTCCAGATCCTGGTGATCGCCATCGCCGTCGGCGTCGCGGCCCTCAAGGCGGGCACAGCCGCCGAGCCGTTCCTGAACCTCAACGCCTCCGCCCTCGCCGTGATCCAGAGGGTGCTCTGGTGGATCATCCGCATTGCACCGCTCGGTACCGTCGGCCTGATCGGCAACGCAGTCGCCGTCTACGGCTGGGACACCATCGGCTCGCTGGGCAAGTTCACCGTCGCCATCTACATCGGCCTGGCCCTTGTCCTGTTCGTGGTCTACCCCATCCTGATCCGCAGCCACGGCCTGTCCATCAGGCAGTACTTCTCCGGCGTCTGGCCCGCAGTGCAGCTGGCCTTCGTCTCGCGCTCCTCGATCGGCACCCTGCCGCTGACCCAGCGCGTGACCGAGCGGAACCTGGGCGTCCCCCGCCCCTACGCCTCCTTCTCGGTGCCGCTGGGCGCCACCACCAAGATGGACGGTTGCGCCGCGATCTACCCGTCCATCGCAGCGATCTTCGTGGCGCAGTTCTTCGGCATCCAGCTCGACTTTACCCAGTATCTGCTGATCGTTCTCGTCTCCGTGCTCGGCTCGGCCGCGACGGCAGGCACCACCGGCGCCGTCGTCATGCTGACCCTGACGCTCTCAACGTTGGGACTGCCGCTGGCCGGCGTCGGCCTGCTGCTGGCGATCGACCCGATTCTGGACATGGGCCGCACCGCCGTCAACGTGGCCGGGCAGGCGCTCGTCCCGGCTATCGTGGCCAAGCGCCAGGGCATGCTGGACGAGGTGCTCTACAACGCACCGCGCAACGGTGATCCGTTCGCGGACGACGTCGACGCCGCCGCCGTCGACCCTTCCGCTGCCGCTGCTTCCGCGGCGCCCCAGGAAAGCCGCGAACTGGCCGGTGCCAAAGCCTGACCTCGCTGCGAAACAGTAGCGTTACGCCGAAGAAGTCCCCGGGAATCTCCCGGGGACTTCTTCGTTAAGCTGCGTTTCGCGTTGGTCAGCGGCGGCCGCCGATCACGCCCTTTTCGGCAGCCTTGGTGACGGCGTCCGCCTCAGCCTGGGTCAGGGTGCCGTCCTTGACGGCCTGGTCCAGCCGGGGCTTCAGCGCTGCGGCGTGGTCAGTCTGCGCCTGCGTGCGGAGTTCGTCGAGGGCCGCGGTGACCTTTGATTCGTCAATGCCGAGCGACTTCGCCAGGGACGCGGCCAAGGCCTTCTCCGTTGCGGCACGGTCCGGCTTCTGCCCGTCGTTACTACCGTCGGCCGGCGGGGTGGCCGGCTTGTTGGCCTGCCGGAAGGCCTTCAGCGCGTCGGCGACCTTGGACTCGTCGATGCCCAGCTTGGCAGCGAGTTCTTTGGCTCGCTCCCCCATTCCCAGGCCGCCGTGGCGTCCGCGCATGCCGTGGCCGCCGTCCTGGGCGCCCGCCTGGGCGCTCGAGCTGGGCGTAGGTGCGGGAGTCGTCGTTGCGGATGCCATTCCGGCGACTCCGAGCCCGGCTCCGAGGGCCAGGGCCCCGGCCCCCAAGCCGAGGGCGATCTTCTTCCTGCGTGACATGTGTTTCTCCTGGATCTGCCGTGCGGTGACGGCGCTGTGGCTGGCGGTCTTCCCGGGGAGTCCATATTTCAAGACCACTCCTAGTTTGCCGCCGCAGCATCACAAATGGCTGTTTCCCACCTTTCAGCTTCCTGTGAATCCTGCTGGCGCCGCCACAGCAACGGATACTTGCCCGGAGTGCAAAGATGCACGTAGTGTAAGCGCGTGCCCCCCGCGATATCCGACAGCCCCCCGGCGCCCCCGCCAACCCGCCGCGAACTCAACAAGGCGGCCACCCGCCAGGCCATCACGGACGCGGCCCTGGGCTTGCTCCGAGTCAGGGGGCCCGGCAACTTCACTGTCGAGGACATCGCCGACGCCGCGGGGATCTCCCGCCGGACTTTCTTCAACTACTTCGGCAGCACCGAAGCGGCCCTCGCCTCGGTGACCTTCGGCTTCCTGGACACCGCGCTCCAGCAGTTCCGGCTGCGCCCGCCCGGCGAACCCATCCTGGAATCGGCCCGGGCAGCCCTTGTCCAGCTGGCCGACCCCATGACCGTCGCACCCGTGGCCGAGCTCTACAGCCTGGGCCAGGCCAACCCGGCGCTCAGCCGTTCCGAGCTGGAGGCCTGGGACCACTGCACCGAACAGATCATCAACGCCGCCCGCGAACGCTTTGCCAACGGAGCCCGGGACGGAGCCGATGACGGAGCCGCCGGCGGGATCGATGAACTGTACCTCCACGCCCTGGCCGGCTCCGTCATCGCCTGCGGCAAAGCCGCGCTGGACGTGTGGTTCGCCCGGTGCGGCGGCGACCTCGGCCCCGGCTCCCTCTCCACCCTGCGCCAGCTCCTGATCGATTCCATGAGCCTGCTCGGCTCCGGTTTCGCCGGCCCGGCAACTGCACCGCCCACCCCGCCCGCAGCCATCCCCTCCCCAGATCGGCACTGACATGGCCCTTTTGCTCTATCGCCTCGGCAAGTTCTCCTACCGCCACCGCTGGCTGGTCATCTCCCTCTGGCTGGCCGTCATCCTCGCCGTCGGCGGCGCCGCAGCCGCTTTCCACGGCACAATGTCCAACAACTTCCAGATCCCTGGCACCGAGACGCAGCAGATGGCTGACAAGCTCAAGCAGGAGCTGCCCAAGTCCTCGGGCGGCTCGGCCGGCATCGTGTTCGAGGCCAAGAACGGCCAGTTCAGCCAGGCCGGCAAGGACGCCGTCAGTGCCGCGCTGACCAGGCTCAAGACACTGCCCGACGTCCAGGGGACGGTTGACCCGTTCGCCACGCAGGCGCAGCTGGACAAGGCCGCCGCGGACATCGCCGCCGGGGAACAGCAGGCCGCCGCCGGCAGGGCCCAGCTGGACGCGTCCACCGCTGAACTCGCCGCCGGCAAAGCCAAGCTCGCCGCCGCCGAGCAGCAGATGACCGCGGCCGGACTGCCCGCCGCCGCCATCGAGGCACAGCTGGGCGCGCAGAAGGCTGCCCTCACGGCAGGCCAGGCAAAGCTCGACGCCGGCAGCCAGGAACTCGAGGCCGGCAACGCCAAACTCGCGCTCGGCAAGCGCCAGCTCGCCGCCTCCCAGGGGATGCGGTTTG from Arthrobacter sp. PAMC25564 encodes:
- a CDS encoding TetR/AcrR family transcriptional regulator encodes the protein MPPAISDSPPAPPPTRRELNKAATRQAITDAALGLLRVRGPGNFTVEDIADAAGISRRTFFNYFGSTEAALASVTFGFLDTALQQFRLRPPGEPILESARAALVQLADPMTVAPVAELYSLGQANPALSRSELEAWDHCTEQIINAARERFANGARDGADDGAAGGIDELYLHALAGSVIACGKAALDVWFARCGGDLGPGSLSTLRQLLIDSMSLLGSGFAGPATAPPTPPAAIPSPDRH
- a CDS encoding dicarboxylate/amino acid:cation symporter → MSTQTSTPSRAGKPGFQLPKWAGSFGFQIIAALVVGLGLGLLAKYTGSTKANPNALGTTLQTIGSSYVSLLQTAVVPLIFTAVVSSISNLRAVSNAARLAWNTLLWFAISSLIAVLIGIGLGVLLQPGANTGISQQAKYTGKSGDWWAFLTGLFPKNFLGLGASTTVTDGVATTAVSFNVLQILVIAIAVGVAALKAGTAAEPFLNLNASALAVIQRVLWWIIRIAPLGTVGLIGNAVAVYGWDTIGSLGKFTVAIYIGLALVLFVVYPILIRSHGLSIRQYFSGVWPAVQLAFVSRSSIGTLPLTQRVTERNLGVPRPYASFSVPLGATTKMDGCAAIYPSIAAIFVAQFFGIQLDFTQYLLIVLVSVLGSAATAGTTGAVVMLTLTLSTLGLPLAGVGLLLAIDPILDMGRTAVNVAGQALVPAIVAKRQGMLDEVLYNAPRNGDPFADDVDAAAVDPSAAAASAAPQESRELAGAKA